GTTTGCTAATCTGCTGACGATCCCTTTCGTTTTGTAGTTCTCCACGTCAACACCAGACCGTGACTCAGTACCAACTTATATCCAAACATCGCTGGAATGAATAACCCGACGCGTCATGGTCGTGTGCGTGCAAAGTTACGTGCAGTCCGCTGCTACCAAAATATGCAGGGGCCGGACGGTTTGTACCCTACCACCGGTGAGCTAGCAATCATCGGTTGGACGGACGGACTAGCTCCATCTGAAAGCAAACCATTTTTTTTTAAATattagtacagacacaagcgctcatatacacgcgcatatactcatccctataaacgcacacacgcacaccctacctttATGAACACCTtcaaaagactgagccggcatatcatgttGAGATTTACAAAGTCATCATAGACGTCTCGTcgttgacgggaacgtctcctctgaCTGAATGCAATGCGAGTATCCGGATTTAAACCCTGATGGGTGGGGATACcatacagtccctctaaccatcgaaCCATAGGTTGGTTCGCGAAAGCAAACCACATTGAGTAGTCAGAAAACATGCAAGCGCCACTCTCTTAGCAAGAGTAGAGTTGGAAATTTTATAAACCATTACTATCAGTTAATCCCAGCAAACAGTAACATGTTAAGATAATGGCGTGAGTAATACTAACAAACTATACGATGGTCGTTTGTTGCAGATTTTCAGCACATGAATGGCACCGGCATGCACCTGACGCTGCACCACCCGCAGAGCCCCTGCTCGCCGGCGCCTCTGCCGTCGGACCTCCCCTTCTCCGCCGTGATCGCCCACGACGAGGCGCGCATCGCCCGCCTCGCCTCGCGCCTCGCCAAGACTCCCTCCCGCCACCCGACGTCGCTCCGCCAACAGCACCGCGAGAAGTCCTCCGGCGATAACCACCTCGCCGACTCGCTGGCCAGCTCGGTGCCGCTCGCGCCCGGCGCGTCGGTGGGCGTGGGAAACTACGTCACCCAGCTGGGCCTCGGCACGCCGGCGACCTCCTACGCCATGGTCGTCGACACGGGGTCGTCGCTCACGTGGCTCCAGTGCTCCCCCTGCGTGGTGTCGTGCCACCGGCAGGCCGGCCCGCTCTACAACCCGCGCACGTCCAGCACGTACGCCGCGGTGCCGTGCTCGGCGCCGCAGTGCGGGGAGCTGCAGGCCGCCACGCTCAACCCGTCCGCGTGCTCCGCCTCCGGCGTCTGCATCTACCAGGCCACCTACGGCGACAGCTCCTTCTCCCTCGGGTACCTCAGCAGGGACACCGTCTCCTTCGGCTCCGGCAGGTTCCCCGGCTTCTACTACGGGTGCGGCCAGGACAACGAGGGCCTCTTCGGCCGGTCGGCCGGGCTCATCGGCCTCGCGCGGAACAAGCTGTCGCTGCTCTACCAGCTCGCGCCGAGCCTCGGCGACTCTTTCTCCTACTGCCTGCCGACATCGGCGTCGACCGGGTACCTGTCCTTCGGGTCGTACAGCCCGGGACAGTACTCGTACACGCCCATGGTGTCCAGCTCGCTCGACGCCTCGCTCTACTTCGTCAGCCTCGCCAGCATGTCCGTCGCCGGGAGCCCGCTCACGGTGTCGCCGTCGGAGTATGGAAGCCTGCCGACGATCATCGACTCCGGCACGGTGATCACGCGCCTGCCCACGGCCGTGTACACGGCGCTGAGCAAGGCGCTAGGCGCAGCCATGGGCGGAGCGCCCCGCTCGCCGGCGTACTCCATCCTGGACACGTGCTTCAAGGGC
This portion of the Triticum dicoccoides isolate Atlit2015 ecotype Zavitan chromosome 7A, WEW_v2.0, whole genome shotgun sequence genome encodes:
- the LOC119330891 gene encoding aspartyl protease family protein At5g10770-like isoform X1 — encoded protein: MNNPTRHGRVRAKLRAVRCYQNMQGPDGLYPTTDFQHMNGTGMHLTLHHPQSPCSPAPLPSDLPFSAVIAHDEARIARLASRLAKTPSRHPTSLRQQHREKSSGDNHLADSLASSVPLAPGASVGVGNYVTQLGLGTPATSYAMVVDTGSSLTWLQCSPCVVSCHRQAGPLYNPRTSSTYAAVPCSAPQCGELQAATLNPSACSASGVCIYQATYGDSSFSLGYLSRDTVSFGSGRFPGFYYGCGQDNEGLFGRSAGLIGLARNKLSLLYQLAPSLGDSFSYCLPTSASTGYLSFGSYSPGQYSYTPMVSSSLDASLYFVSLASMSVAGSPLTVSPSEYGSLPTIIDSGTVITRLPTAVYTALSKALGAAMGGAPRSPAYSILDTCFKGQASTLRVPAMDMAFPGGATLKLAPGNVLIDVDESTTCLAFAATDSTAIIGNTQQQTFSVVYDVAQSRIGFAAGGCS
- the LOC119330891 gene encoding aspartyl protease family protein At5g10770-like isoform X2, whose protein sequence is MESLLLLLAGSLIFPLVAPAREITNACTSQANDFQHMNGTGMHLTLHHPQSPCSPAPLPSDLPFSAVIAHDEARIARLASRLAKTPSRHPTSLRQQHREKSSGDNHLADSLASSVPLAPGASVGVGNYVTQLGLGTPATSYAMVVDTGSSLTWLQCSPCVVSCHRQAGPLYNPRTSSTYAAVPCSAPQCGELQAATLNPSACSASGVCIYQATYGDSSFSLGYLSRDTVSFGSGRFPGFYYGCGQDNEGLFGRSAGLIGLARNKLSLLYQLAPSLGDSFSYCLPTSASTGYLSFGSYSPGQYSYTPMVSSSLDASLYFVSLASMSVAGSPLTVSPSEYGSLPTIIDSGTVITRLPTAVYTALSKALGAAMGGAPRSPAYSILDTCFKGQASTLRVPAMDMAFPGGATLKLAPGNVLIDVDESTTCLAFAATDSTAIIGNTQQQTFSVVYDVAQSRIGFAAGGCS